The Polluticoccus soli sequence TGCATGCCATGGTGCACAATGCAGACAATATATACCTGAACAGTAACGAGAACGACAGACTGGATACGTCACTTATCCGTCCCGACTTGTTTTATGTGCACGAGTTCATGAAACGCTATCCGCTGCACAACTATGAGCGCGCTGCAAAGATCACAAAAGAGTTACGCGCGGTAAAGACAAAAGAAGAAGTAGATGTAACGAAACACGCGATCGATATCACCAGCAAGGCTTTTACCCGCGTGCTGCAATTCGTTCGTCCCGGTGTATACGAGCACGAGATAGAGGCCGAGATCACACACGAGTTCCTACGCAACCGTGCAACCAGACATGCTTACGACTGCATTATCGCATCGGGAGACAGGGCGCGCGTGCTGCACTACGTTGAGAACAACCAGGAATGTAAGGATGGCGAGCTCATTCTTATGGACTTTGGCGCTGAGTACGGCAACTATGCTGCCGACCTGACACGTACCATTCCTGTGAATGGCAAATTCACCAAGCGCCAGAAAGAAGTATATAACGCAGTACTTGCCGTGCACGACTTTGCGAAGACGCTATTGAAACCCGGCATCTCTATTCTCGACTATACAGCCAAGGTGAACCAGGAAACAGAGAAGCAGTGTTTAAAACTTGGACTGATCACGAAGACGGACATTAAGAACCAGGATCCGGAAAATCCTGCATACCGCAAATACTTCTATCACGGTGTATCTCACCACCTGGGAATAGATGTGCACGACATCGGTCCACGCATCACACCGTTGAAAGAAGGCATGTTGCTCACAGTAGAACCCGGCCTCTACATTGAAGAAGAACAAATGGGCATCCGCATAGAGAACAATATCTGGATCACGAAAACGGGCAACATAGACCTGTTCAAAGGCATACCGATAACGGTGGAAGAAATAGAAGCCGCGATGAAAAGAAGGAAATAAAAAAAAGCCCCGTTACCACGGGGCTTTTTCTATTGTTATATCGTTTAGCGCAGTCTGTCCAGCGACTTTACCAGCTTTTGATCTTTCCTGATACCACGCAATGCAAGTATATGGAAGATGAACGACAACACCGGCAGCACAAAACCTGCGCGGTAAGTGCCGTTAGTTGGTGCAGAACTACCTGTATTTGTAATGTTGCCAATCGACATCAGCGTAGCAGCAACAAACCCAATGGTTAGCACCATACTGAGCCACACCAAAGTTTTCTGGCTTGAGCGGTTTTT is a genomic window containing:
- a CDS encoding aminopeptidase P N-terminal domain-containing protein translates to MKYLPITPKLYTQNRQRFAKMMKPNSIAIFPGNPVLQTNADAIYTYRPNSDVLWLSGIVQEKSMVVLYPDNPDKNAREILVLLRPNEHLEKWEGHKLRKDEATAISGIKNVQWLDSFDAMLHAMVHNADNIYLNSNENDRLDTSLIRPDLFYVHEFMKRYPLHNYERAAKITKELRAVKTKEEVDVTKHAIDITSKAFTRVLQFVRPGVYEHEIEAEITHEFLRNRATRHAYDCIIASGDRARVLHYVENNQECKDGELILMDFGAEYGNYAADLTRTIPVNGKFTKRQKEVYNAVLAVHDFAKTLLKPGISILDYTAKVNQETEKQCLKLGLITKTDIKNQDPENPAYRKYFYHGVSHHLGIDVHDIGPRITPLKEGMLLTVEPGLYIEEEQMGIRIENNIWITKTGNIDLFKGIPITVEEIEAAMKRRK
- a CDS encoding DUF4293 domain-containing protein gives rise to the protein MIQRVQTIWLLLAALANAGLFMLDLYRYDTTVGGAAKTVNFEAMSNPLLMVLAVAITALPFLAIFLFKNRSSQKTLVWLSMVLTIGFVAATLMSIGNITNTGSSAPTNGTYRAGFVLPVLSFIFHILALRGIRKDQKLVKSLDRLR